A single genomic interval of Alteromonas sp. CI.11.F.A3 harbors:
- a CDS encoding efflux RND transporter periplasmic adaptor subunit: MTTLTRFLAILSLTALVAACGSDDTDPGQQMHANAGIPVDVAPVVSQRLTEWDSFTGRLEAPQTVSLRPRVSGYIEFVAFEEGEYVEQGDTLFLIDNRAFKAEVERLTAQLEEAKSRYDLSVQSYDRVVKLRKTQAVSQEVLDERLAGKNQAFASINQTKAALDVARLNRGFARVEAPISGRVSRANITEGNYVTAGQSELTSIVSTHQLYAYFDIDEQTYLNYVSSDDKADSAVNDQAVAMRLANEQDYGHWGQIDFVDNQVNGNTGTLRVRAVFNNENGRLMPGLFTHLKLAGDTNEQGILIKDKAIGTDLNNKFVLVVNSENKVEYRAVTLGDKVGSMRIIKSGLVAGDTIVVDGLQRVRPGAVVAPNQVDMGDKEALASLQNWQSRVDNVTNLANVDALTGSAAGTGIN, from the coding sequence ATGACGACTTTAACTCGATTTTTGGCAATTCTAAGCCTAACAGCGCTTGTCGCCGCATGTGGTAGCGACGATACGGATCCTGGCCAACAAATGCATGCGAATGCAGGCATTCCTGTAGATGTTGCGCCAGTGGTCTCGCAGCGTTTAACTGAATGGGACAGCTTTACTGGCCGTTTAGAAGCTCCGCAAACCGTATCGCTTCGCCCTCGTGTTTCAGGCTACATTGAATTTGTAGCGTTTGAGGAAGGCGAATATGTAGAGCAGGGCGACACGCTGTTCCTTATTGATAACCGTGCTTTTAAAGCAGAAGTTGAGCGTTTAACCGCGCAACTTGAAGAAGCAAAAAGCCGTTACGACTTATCTGTGCAAAGCTACGACAGAGTCGTAAAGCTTCGTAAAACCCAAGCGGTTTCGCAAGAAGTGCTAGATGAGCGATTAGCGGGTAAGAATCAAGCTTTTGCTAGCATTAACCAAACAAAAGCGGCGTTAGACGTTGCCCGCTTGAACCGCGGTTTTGCTCGTGTTGAAGCGCCAATTTCTGGCCGTGTTTCTCGCGCAAACATCACTGAAGGTAACTATGTAACAGCTGGGCAGTCAGAGCTGACTAGCATCGTGTCTACTCATCAGCTTTACGCTTACTTCGATATTGATGAGCAAACGTACCTAAATTACGTGAGTAGTGATGATAAAGCCGACTCAGCGGTTAACGACCAAGCTGTGGCTATGCGTCTTGCCAATGAGCAAGATTACGGCCATTGGGGACAAATCGACTTCGTAGATAACCAAGTTAACGGCAATACTGGCACCCTGCGTGTTCGCGCAGTTTTCAACAACGAAAACGGTCGCCTAATGCCGGGTTTATTTACTCACTTGAAACTAGCTGGAGATACCAACGAACAAGGTATCTTAATTAAAGACAAAGCGATTGGCACCGACCTAAACAACAAATTTGTGTTGGTGGTAAACAGCGAAAACAAAGTGGAATACCGCGCCGTTACCTTGGGTGACAAAGTAGGCAGTATGCGCATTATTAAAAGTGGCTTAGTGGCTGGCGACACCATTGTAGTAGATGGCCTTCAGCGCGTACGCCCAGGTGCTGTTGTTGCGCCAAACCAAGTTGATATGGGTGATAAAGAAGCACTAGCAAGCCTGCAAAACTGGCAGTCTCGTGTAGATAACGTAACAAATTTGGCTAACGTTGACGCCCTTACCGGTAGCGCAGCGGGTACTGGAATTAACTAA
- a CDS encoding multidrug efflux RND transporter permease subunit, whose translation MNFSQFFIRRPIFAGVLSLLIFIGGAIAVWQLPITEYPEVVPPTVVVTANYPGANPKVIAETVATPLEQEINGVEDMIYMSSQATSDGRMTLTITFAIGTDPDDATTLVQNRVNRATPRLPQEVQRLGIVTEKSSPNLTMVVHLTSPDKRYDMLYLSNYADQFVKDELARVEGVGQVRLFGAGEYSMRVWLDPNKLASLQMNPGDVVTAISEQNQQAAAGSLGAQPTGTSEFQLLINVRGRLEDESEFENIIVKTGDNGQITRLKDVARIELGADYYTLRSLLNNNPAAALPIFQAPGSNAIQISDDVRARMAELEKMFPEGLEYDIVYDPTVFVRGSIEAVVNTLFEAVLLVVLVVVLFLQTWRASIIPLVAVPISLVGTFAFMQMMGFSLNALSLFGLVLAIGIVVDDAIVVVENVERNIADGKAPFDATVQAMKEVTGPIIATTLVLAAVFIPTAFMSGLTGQFYKQFALTITISTFISAINSLTLSPALSALLLKPHGQSKDWLSRSMDKVFGRFVFTPFNKMFDRGAKKYTGAVGGLIRKSGVVVVLYAGLLGLTYFQFANTPTGYVPPQDKQYLIAFAQLPNASSLDRTEEVVREMSRIAMEHPGVSDAVAFPGLNINGFTNSPSSGVLFTPLKPFNERQSPELSAGAIAMQLNQQFGSIKGAYVAIFPPPPVMGLGTIGGFRLQVQDRGNLGFAELEKVTQEVIGKAWAHPALTGNFTSFTVNVPQLNVDVDREKAVSQGVNIGTLFDTMQAYLGSVYVNDFNLFGRTYQVNVQADAQYRQDVENITQFKVRNDKGDMIPLGSFLNIEHSAGPDRVMHYNGYVTAEVNGSPAPGYSSDQAKAAIEQILDETLPLGMTYEWTELTYQQILAGNASAFIFPLVVLLVFLVLAAQYESLRLPLAIILIVPMTLLSALIGVVIYGGDNNIFTQIGLIVLVGLATKNAILIVEFAKELQDNGMDALSAIKEASKLRLRPILMTSIAFIMGVLPMVLSTGAGAEMRQAMGVAVFSGMIGVTVFGLILTPVFYYLLKRNG comes from the coding sequence ATGAATTTCTCGCAATTTTTCATTCGCCGCCCTATTTTTGCAGGTGTTCTAAGCCTGCTCATTTTCATTGGTGGCGCCATCGCTGTTTGGCAGCTTCCTATAACAGAATATCCAGAAGTGGTGCCGCCTACGGTAGTGGTAACGGCTAACTATCCTGGCGCGAACCCCAAAGTTATTGCCGAAACCGTGGCTACGCCATTAGAGCAAGAGATTAATGGCGTGGAAGACATGATTTATATGTCATCTCAAGCTACGTCAGATGGCCGTATGACCCTGACTATTACGTTCGCTATTGGTACCGATCCTGATGATGCTACTACGCTGGTTCAAAACCGTGTTAACCGCGCCACACCGCGATTGCCACAGGAAGTACAGCGCTTAGGAATTGTAACCGAGAAGTCATCGCCTAACTTGACCATGGTAGTACATTTAACTTCACCTGATAAACGTTACGACATGCTTTATTTGTCGAACTATGCCGACCAATTCGTAAAAGACGAACTAGCCCGAGTTGAAGGCGTGGGGCAAGTGCGCTTATTTGGTGCTGGTGAATACAGCATGCGTGTATGGCTAGATCCAAACAAGTTAGCTTCACTGCAAATGAACCCTGGCGATGTGGTTACGGCTATTTCTGAGCAAAACCAACAAGCAGCGGCCGGTAGCCTTGGTGCACAGCCTACGGGTACCAGTGAGTTTCAATTGCTGATTAACGTGCGTGGTCGCCTTGAAGATGAAAGTGAATTTGAAAATATCATCGTTAAAACGGGCGATAATGGCCAAATTACCCGTTTAAAAGACGTAGCCCGAATTGAGTTAGGTGCCGATTATTACACCTTGCGTTCATTGCTAAATAACAATCCGGCAGCTGCATTACCTATATTTCAGGCTCCCGGCTCTAACGCTATTCAAATCTCTGACGACGTGCGTGCTCGCATGGCAGAGCTTGAAAAGATGTTTCCAGAAGGGTTGGAATACGACATTGTTTACGATCCTACCGTATTCGTACGTGGTTCAATTGAGGCTGTGGTTAATACGTTATTCGAAGCTGTGCTATTGGTTGTATTAGTAGTAGTTCTGTTTTTACAAACCTGGCGCGCGTCTATTATTCCTTTAGTGGCTGTGCCTATTTCATTGGTAGGTACCTTTGCGTTTATGCAAATGATGGGCTTCTCGTTAAATGCACTATCGTTGTTTGGCTTGGTACTGGCTATCGGTATTGTGGTTGATGACGCCATTGTGGTGGTGGAAAACGTAGAGCGAAATATTGCCGACGGTAAAGCGCCATTCGATGCTACCGTTCAAGCCATGAAAGAAGTCACTGGCCCTATTATTGCCACGACCTTGGTATTGGCTGCGGTATTCATCCCTACTGCCTTTATGAGCGGTTTAACCGGTCAGTTTTATAAGCAGTTTGCGTTAACCATTACTATTTCTACCTTTATCTCGGCGATTAACTCATTAACGTTAAGCCCGGCATTATCGGCCTTGTTATTGAAGCCTCATGGGCAATCGAAAGATTGGCTAAGCCGAAGTATGGATAAAGTATTTGGCCGCTTTGTATTTACGCCATTTAATAAAATGTTCGATCGCGGTGCGAAAAAATACACTGGTGCTGTAGGCGGGCTTATTCGCAAAAGCGGTGTGGTAGTGGTGCTTTATGCTGGTTTATTAGGGTTAACCTACTTCCAGTTTGCGAACACACCAACCGGTTATGTACCGCCTCAAGATAAGCAGTACCTTATTGCATTTGCACAGCTTCCTAATGCGTCGTCGTTAGATAGAACCGAGGAAGTTGTACGTGAAATGTCGCGTATTGCAATGGAACACCCAGGTGTATCTGATGCAGTGGCATTTCCAGGGTTGAACATAAACGGCTTCACCAACAGCCCAAGTTCGGGTGTGTTGTTTACGCCGCTTAAACCGTTCAATGAGCGTCAAAGCCCAGAGTTATCAGCCGGTGCTATTGCTATGCAATTGAACCAGCAATTTGGCTCTATTAAAGGTGCTTATGTGGCTATCTTCCCGCCACCACCGGTAATGGGTCTTGGCACCATCGGTGGCTTTAGGCTACAAGTGCAAGACAGAGGAAACTTAGGTTTTGCTGAACTTGAAAAAGTAACCCAAGAAGTGATTGGCAAAGCGTGGGCGCACCCTGCATTAACCGGTAACTTCACTAGCTTTACGGTTAACGTACCTCAGTTAAATGTGGATGTAGATCGCGAGAAAGCCGTTAGCCAAGGGGTAAACATAGGCACCTTGTTTGACACCATGCAGGCGTATTTGGGCTCGGTGTATGTGAACGACTTCAACTTGTTCGGTAGAACCTATCAAGTAAATGTTCAGGCCGATGCTCAGTACCGCCAAGATGTTGAAAACATCACCCAGTTTAAAGTGCGAAACGATAAAGGCGATATGATCCCGCTAGGTTCATTCCTAAATATTGAGCACAGCGCAGGACCAGACCGAGTGATGCATTACAACGGCTATGTCACCGCTGAAGTTAATGGCTCTCCGGCGCCGGGTTACAGTTCTGATCAAGCCAAAGCAGCAATAGAGCAAATTCTTGATGAAACCCTGCCATTAGGTATGACCTACGAATGGACCGAGCTAACTTATCAGCAAATATTGGCAGGCAACGCCTCGGCCTTTATCTTCCCGCTGGTGGTTCTGTTAGTGTTCTTAGTCTTGGCAGCGCAGTATGAAAGTTTACGCTTACCACTGGCCATTATATTGATTGTACCCATGACCTTGCTGAGCGCATTAATTGGTGTGGTGATATATGGCGGCGACAACAACATATTTACCCAAATTGGCTTAATTGTGTTGGTGGGGCTAGCCACTAAAAACGCCATTCTTATTGTGGAATTTGCCAAAGAGCTACAAGACAACGGCATGGATGCGCTATCCGCCATTAAAGAGGCCAGTAAGTTGCGTCTTCGCCCAATCCTAATGACGTCTATAGCCTTCATTATGGGTGTGTTGCCTATGGTGCTTTCCACAGGCGCGGGTGCAGAAATGCGCCAAGCCATGGGGGTTGCAGTATTCTCAGGCATGATTGGCGTAACCGTGTT